GCGTGGAACATGTCGGTGAAGGACCGCGCACCGATTCTGCGCAGGTGTGCCTTGAGTTTGGAGAATGCCATCTCGATCGGGTCAGGTCGGGACTATAGGGCGGCAGAAACAGGAACCAGCATCCGGCTTTGCGCATGGCTTTGGCGGCTGCGGCGTTCTTATGTGTTGCAAGGTTGTCGAGGATGACAACGGTGCCCGGCTCCAGTTCCGGCACGAGCACCTGCTCAACGTAGGCTCGAAAGGCTTCGCCATCCATCGCCCCCTTGATGACCCACGGTGCAATCAGCGCGTCGGCGCTGAGGCCTGCGATGAAGGTCTGCGTCCCCCATGATCCGAAGGGCGCATCCATCACCAGCCGCTCGCCCCGCTGCGACCATCCACGCTGACGGGTCATATTGGTTTTGACAGAGGTTTCATCAATGAAGACAACGCGCTCTGGCTGGGCCGCCACGGCTGGCAGGCGGTGCTTGACCCAATAGTCGCGCTGCTTTTTTACCCTTGCGCGGCGTCGCTCGGTGGCCACCAGCGTCTTTTTTTGTAAGTAAACCCGAGCTTGCGCAGGAACCGGCCAATCGCGTCAGGATGCGCCTGAACGCCGGTCGCATCCGCCAGCGCACCGGCCAGTTCGGGCATGGTCACATCACCGTCCTGATCGATCAGTTCAACCAGAAAGGCGCGATGAGGATCAAGCTTACCCTTGCCGCGAGAGCGGCCCTGTGGCGCGGCTCTGGCCTGTCCCGTGCGTCGGATCGCAAGGCCCCACCGCGCCCCGGTGGCAGGCGAGAGCTTCAGGCGCAACGCCGCCGTGCGCCCGCTCAACCCTTCTTCAACCAACTTCTGAAACCGCGCCCGAAGCGCATCTGGCAAAGGTGCTGACATGATCCATCATCCCAATCAGGATGAATCACAAATCAGATCTTATGGGAACCCCTTGAGATTCAGGCTTTCAGCCGGACGCTTTAAGGGCTGCGACTTTTTTGGCAAGCAAAATTTCACTTCTTTTGGCGAACTCCACATACTCTGTATTCTCGAAGCCCCAAATAGTTGAGGTGGCATCAGGATGGTGATCTACCAAGAACGGCATGGCATCGAAAACCCTGGAGCGATCCTAGTCTATACGGCACCTTGTTGCATGGGTCGCTGATTTCGGCGAGAAAGTGCGCTCTGTTGTTTTGATGGTAGCGTGCGATGCCGCATAAATTCAACGCTGATCGCCGCGACAAGTTTCCCAAGACGAGATACGCGGTGACCAATTGGTCGGATTACAACGAGGCTTTACGCCGTCGCGGGGACGTGACGATCTGGATCGAGGATGGGACTGCCGGGAAGTGGTCAGCGCCGAAACGAAAGGGTCGCGGGGGCCGGCCGAAATATTCGGACTTCGCGATCGAGACCTGCCTGACGCTGGGGCTGATCTTTCACCAGCCGTTGCGCCAAACCCAGGGGTTCGTCCGGTCGCTACTTGGACTGATGGGCGTGGAGTTGCCGGTTCCAGACTTCTCGACCTTGTCGCGGCGCACGATTGGCCTTTCGGTCGTGGACGACAGGCCGAAATCATCAGGCCCAGTCACGCTGATCGTGGATAGCACGGGCCTGAAGATCCACCGTGGTTCAGGCTGGCAGGAGGTCAAACATGGCACGGGAAAGACCCGCAAATCCTGGCGCAAACTGCACATCGGATACGATCCTGATAGCGGCGAGATCATCGCCTCGCTGCTGACCATAGACCAGGTCGGCGACGAAACCGCGTTGCCTGAACTCATCGCCGGGATCGAAACCCCGGTGGCCCGCATCCTTGCTGACGGAGCCTATGACGGGACCGGGGTTTCCAACTGCTTGAGCGAGGCTTTCGGACCCGATGTCGAGATCACCATCCCCCCGCCGATCACCGCAGTCCCTGGCCTGAGCGATAGGCGCGACGCTCACATAGAGCATATCGCCGAGCATGGCCGAATGGCGTGGCAGTCAGCAACGGGGTACAATGCTCGAGCCCTCGTCGAAGCCCAGATCGGGCGCCGCAAGTTCGTCATCGGCCCAAGGCTAAACGCCAGGGAAATGGACCGCCAAATCACAGAAAATAAGATCACCACAAAATCACTCAACCGCATGACCCGCATCGGTCGTGCGGTCTTCAAACGTGTCGCATAGATTCAAGGAGAAAGGCGCGATTGCGTCCGAAGGCTGACCCATGCAACAAGGTGCCTTGATGCCGTTGTCGTAGCTGTCTTTTTCGACAGGCTGCCGCGCTAAAGGCCAGCTTCCAGAACGCAGTGCTTTACCGGCGCAGATTGTCTCTTTAACCTCCCTGTCATTAACAAATGTATAACCCTCAAGGGAAGGACCTGGGATGAGCAAGCGTGACGATCTGATTGCCAAATATGCCGCAGATATGAAGGACAAACTGGGTGTAACGCCCGATATGGATCTGCTGACCAAGGTCACGATCGGATGCGGGCCGTCGATCTACAGCGCGGATGCCGAGACGGTTGCCGGGACCGACGCAGAAGAGCTGGAGCGGGTGAAGAACAATTTCCTGATTCGCAAATTGGGCTGCGCTGACGGGCCGGAGCTTATGGATGCTATCAAGAAAGTGCTTAACGATTACGGCAGCGCCAATCGCAATAAATATCGTGCGGTCGTCTATTATCAGCTGACCAAGCATTTCGGCAAGGAATCCGTCTATAGCTGATCTTGCGGATCCGCCATTTCCTGTTCTTTAACTGCGACCGGCGCTTGCCGTCAGGAATATGACGGCAGCCCGGTGACTACACTTGTTTGTCATAAAATATTCGATTCCAGCGAGTTGGCCCCCCGAAACCGATCAGCTATCACTGCTTTAATATATTTGACGGATTTCTGCGCAATGATCCGGTATCTCAACCGGGCTTCATGCGTTGAACTGGAGTCCTAAGATTCACGGCTCGATAACAAGGTAGACCCAATGAAACGCTTTTATTCCGCAACCGCCCTTGGCCTGATCCTGTCGGCAACCCCGGTTGTGGCCGAAATTACCCCCGAATCCGTTTGGGAACAGATGGGCCGCTATTTTGAGGCGAATGGCTTCACCGTCGAAAATGCAGCGCTCGATGAGTCCGGCGATACGCTGACCGTCCGTGATTTTCGCGTGAGGCAGCAGGTTCCGGACAGCGATTTGCAGATCAGTTTCGGTGACATGGTTCTGACCGATAATGGCGATGGAACCGTTTCGCTGAATATGTCGGACGAAGCTGCCGGAACCATTCTCATGCAGGTGCCGGTTCCGCCCGAAGAAGACGCCGTGCAAGCTGCGGATGGGGCAGCCGAGGCGGCGGATGAAGATGTTGCGGCGGCACCGACCGAAGACGCGGCGGAGGCTCCGGCAGATCCCGCGACCGAGGCTGTCGCCGAAATGGAGACCCGCCCGGTTGAAGTCGCGTTCACGCTGAAAGTGCCTGGCGATTCGACGACGATCAGCGAAGACGGTGCGGCCTATGTGTACGACTATGCTTTCCCGTCTCTGGAAGTGTCGCTTGATCGTCTTCAGGTCGAGGATGAGGAACCGAAGGAAGATCTGGGCCGGCTGACGGTGACAGAGATCAAGGGGACCGACCGGATACAGGAAGACGGTCCGCTGACCCTGCATCAGGACGTCACGGCAGCGACAATGGCGATTGATTTCGCGTTCGAGGATGAAGACGTCTCGTTCACAACCAGCATGAAAGCTGCCGGGATCGACGTTATCAGCGATCTTATCGTGCCCGAGGGCAGCAATATGGGTGCGGATATCGTCGCTGCACTCGGTTCCGGGCTTGATATCAGCGGGAAGACGGAAATCGGCGAGTTTCAGGCTGATTTCGATGTTGTCAACAAAACCGGGGAATCCGAAGGCGCGGGCGGAAAAGCAAGCTGGGATTCTCAGGATCTGGCGGTCGATTTCGGGCTGAGCGGCGATGAGCTGCGCTATGCCGGTTCCGCCGGTGTTTTCAGCGTCGATGCGAATCTTGCCAGCAGCAACATGCCTATCGCTTATAGCGCGGACAGCGCGAAATTCGATGTCGCAATCCCGGTTGCCGCAAAACCGGATCCGCAGGATTTCCATGCGAATTATGGTTTTCAGGGTCTCGAACTGTCCGAAAGCCTCTGGTCGATGTTCGACCCGCAAGCAGCATTGCCGCGCGACCCTGCCTCGCTGGATGTCGATATCGATGGTCAGGCCATTCTTAACATGAACCTGCTGGACCCCGAGGCGATGGAAGCGAGCACGACTCCGGGGCAGGTCAAGCTGCTCAACATCAATAATATCGCGCTGAGCATGCTTGGCGCGGATGCAAAGATCACCGGTCGGCTTGAAGGGACCGAGGGGTCAAATCTGGCCTCGCCCGTCGGCACTGTCAGCGGTCGGTTCGAGGGTGTGAACGGTCTGCTGGACAAGCTGGCATCTGCCGGGCTGATACCGGAAGAACAGATGATGGGTGCGCGGATGATGCTGATGATGTTCGCTCAGCCTGATGCCGAAAACCCCGAGGTCCTAACCACCGAGCTTGAGTTCCGCGAGGGTGGTGCTGTCTTTGCCAATGGCCAGCAGGTAAAGTAAGAACCCGGCACCGAGAACCGGACTGGTCGTCCATATGCGGGGCGGCCAGTCCATTATGCTGTTGTGTTTGTGCAGGGATTCCCGTCTTTTCGTACAGATCGGCCGGTAAACGAGGAAGGGAACATCATGCTGGAATCGCTTACACATGCCATGTTGAAGGCTGCCCGTGACGCGGGGGCTGACGACGCCGAGGCATTGGCGATCCGCGCCTCGGCCACGGGTATTGATGTGCGTGCGGGGCGGCTGGAACATGCCGAACGCGCAGAAGGGGTCGAAATCGGTCTGCGGGTTCTGGTCGGTGGTCGGCAGGCCAGCGTCTCGGGCGCCGATCACACCGAGGAAACGATTGCCGTCATGGCGCGTCGCGCCGTTGCGATGGCGCAGGCCGCGCCGGTTGATGACAGTCTTGGTCTGGCCGATCCCGACCAACTGATGCGGGATCTGGATGCCTCCGCGCTTGAGCTTTACGATCCCGGAGCCGAACCCGATCCCGCCATGCTGGAAGAGCGTGCGCTGCGGGCCGAGGCTGCCGCCCTTGATACGGATGGGGTCAGCACGGTGGAATCCGCCTCGGCCAGCTATACCACCCGCGACACATGGCTTGCGCTGAGCAATGGTTTCGAAGGCGGTCATGTCCGCAATTACCGCTCGGTAAGCTGCACCGCGATCAGCGGAACGGGTCAGCAGATGGAGCGGGATCATGCCGGAGAGGGTCGGATCTGGGACGAAGACATGCCGGAGCCGGAAGAGGTCGGGCGTCTGGCCGCCGAACGCGCCGTTGCCCGCAGCGGTGCAAGCAAGCCGGTAACCGGCTCATTTCCGATCCTGTATGATGAGCGTGTCTCATCGGGGCTCATCGGGCATCTTCTGGCGGCGGTGAACGGTGCGGCCATTGTGCGCGGCTCAAGCTGGCTGAGAGATGCGATGGACATGCAGGTGCTGCCTCAGGGCATCACGATCCACGAAGACCCGCATCTTGCCCGGATGACCTCATCGCGCATTTTCGATGCTGAGGGTCTGCCGACTGCGCCGCGCGATATCGTCAGCGACGGGATCCTGCGGGGATGGAGCCTCGATCTTGCGACGGCGCGGAAGCTTGGGCTGGAAAGTACCGCAAGCGCGGTGCGCGGTCTGGGCGGGCCTCCTGCTCCGGGTGTGTCGAATATCGTGATGACGCAAAGCGGGCAAAGCCGGGACGATCTGATTTCCCAGATGGGGCGCGGTCTGGTGGTGACCTCGTTGCTTGGCAGCTCGATCAACCCGACAACAGGCGATTATTCGCGGGGCGCAGCGGGTTTCTGGGTCGAGAACGGTCGTATCAGCCATGCCGTGAATGAATGCACCATCGCGGGCAATCTGCGCGACATACTGCTGAGGCTGATCCCCGCGAATGATGCGCGGATGTGGCGCTCGGTCCGAGTGCCAAGCCTGCTTGTCGAGGGGATGACAGTTGCCGGAGCGTGATCTGAAGCTTCTGATCGAAGCGGCGCAGGAAGCCGGAGAGATCGCGCACAGATTCTGGCGTCAGGACCCCGAGACATGGGAAAAGGACGCAGGCGCCGGTCCCGTGACCGAGGCGGATCTGGCAGTGAATGAACATCTGTTCCGGCGGCTGACTGAGGCGCGACCGAATTACGGCTGGTTGTCCGAGGAAAGCGAGGATGAGGCCTCACGCCTTGATGCCTCGCATTGCTTCATCATCGATCCGATAGACGGAACCCGCGCCTTTATCGACGGCCAGCAGGGGTTCTCGCATTCCCTCGCAATCGCCCGTGGCGATCATGTGGTCGCCGCTGTGGTCCATCTGCCTGAAATGGGTCTGACATATACGGCATCCGAGGAGGGTCCGGCGATGCTGAACGGAACTCCGATCAGGCCCAGTGATGCAACGCTGGCCGATGCCGATATTCTGGCCAGCAAGTCGGTTCTCGATCCGGGTTATTGGAAGGACCGCCAGCCGCCGGGTTTCAAGCGCAGTTTCCGCCCCTCTCTGGCGTGGCGTTTATGTCTGGTGGCCGAGGGCAGGTTCGATGCGATCATGTCGCTGCGCTCGGCTTGGGAATGGGATATCGCCGCCGGGGCGCTGATTGCCGCGCGGGCGGGGGCAGTCGTCACCAATATGCATGGCAAGCCGATGCGCTTTAACGGGCAGGATGCGCGGATCGACGGGGTGGTCATTGCCGGCCCCGCCCTGCATGGTCAGATCATGGAAAATCTGGCTCAGATGCCGGGGGCCTGATCGTTCCGGCAAACGCCCGGCAAAGCCGGTTTCGTAACTGCCGCCTCAGAACAGGGGCGGCAGATCGGCATAGGGGTCTGCGCTGACGGGCCGTGTCGCCACGATTGTGGTTCCCGGTCCGCCCAGCGTTGCGATCTGCTCGGCCAGCAAGGTGATGGCCTGAGATGCCGAGTTGCTGATGGCTGTCGGCGCATCGCTTTCAAGCGGGACGGCGATATCGAAGGCGCGTGTGTGATGAGATCCCGCGCCGCTGCCCTCTGCCGACAGGAAATATCGACCCCGAAGCCGGAAATACCCGTCATTTGCCGCCAACGCCTGTTCCACCCGCACATCAAGCTTGCGCTGCGGCGGCGATGCAAGCGGCCACGGCTCGGGGATGACCGAGGCACCCGATATTTCCGAAATGGCACGGGCCAGAGTCAGGGTAAAGGCGCGCTGCGGCTCATCCGCCCAAAGCACCTTGGTGCTGGAGCGGATCGCGCCATCTTCATCCTGCCAGGCGATTTCGTCGCTGGCGGCGTAATCCGGCAAGGAGACTTCCAGCAATTCCGTTGCGCCAAGCTGGTCGCCCGCAACTTGCGGAGAGGTCGGAGGGTTGATGGGATAGCGTGCCGTGCCGGTCCCGTCGCCGCACGCGGAGAGCGACAGGGAAAGAGCAGACAGCGCGATGCCGAGATGTAAACGGTGCATGATGTTATCGTCCCAGAATGAAGGCGCGTGGATTGCGCTCAATTGTACGGGCAAGCGATCCGAAGGATGAGGCGGCGCGGCCAAGTTCGCGGATCATGGTGCGGGCGTCATTCGCGACCGCACCGTTTTCGCCATAGGTTGCAATCACGACTTCGGCGCGTGCCGCAAGACGCTGGAACTGCCTGAACATGTCCGGAAGGTCCTGTGCTGCTGTTGCAAACTCATCCGCCGCAACCCGTGCCGATGCAAGCGTCTGGTTCAGGCTTCCGACAGCATTGCCATCACGAAGATCGTTCAGCAGACCGGATGCGGCCTGAAGCGTGTCCGAGAGATTTCGCGGAAGCTGCTCGGCATCTTCCGAGCCGATCATCGCGCGGATATCGGCAAGGATCGCTGCGACCTCGGCTGAGATCTGCGCGAAGTCGAAATCCTCGACGGCTTCAGCGGTTTCATCCATCTGCTCGACCATTGCAGGTATATCCGCGACGGCGAGGCTGACGGCTTCTGCCGCACGTCCGGCCTCGTCAAGTGCGCGTGTCAGGCTGACAGCGGCGCCGGTCTCGCGCAGATCGGTGGTGATGCTGCTGAGATCCTCGGCCGCCTGCCTCGCCTGTTCCAGAGTTTCGCGCAGCGCACGGGGAACGGCCTGCGTATCGGGCGATGCCGCAACCTGCGTTATCGCATCAAGCGCGTTGGTGGCCGATTTCAGCAGACCCTCGATATCGAGCGAGCCGACCCGGCTCAGCAGACCCTCTGCCGATGCGCTGAGATCCGAGACCTCGGGTGGCAGCGAAGGAATGATCGGATAGGGTTCGGCGGCCATATCCAGAGCCGCCGGTGGCGCATCCGGCTGATCGACAAGTTCGACCACCATCGACGTCCCCAGAAACCCCGAGGACGTTACCCGGGCACGCATGCCCTCGGCGACGCGGTCCTGCAGGAATTGCAGCGCGTCCTCATGCGTCGCGCCGCTTTCCAGCCCGATCCTTGCCGGTGACACCACGAAGGTGATCCGCTGCATGACCCGCTCGGTTTCTTCGCGGGATTCATCGACATCGATGCTGATTTCCGTGACCCGCCCGATGGTCAGCCCTTCATAGATCACGTCCGCATCGGTCGAGAGCCCGGCAATGTCGTTATCGGCCAGTATGCTCAGCCGCAAATCGCCCTCGGCAGACCCGAACAGGCTGGTTCTTGCGGTTTCTTCGTCGGGTTGCAGCGGGAAGACATGCCCAGTTTGTACTGGATCGCCGCCAGAGGAAAGCGTCGCGAACGCAACCCCGCCCTGCACCAGCTTCGACAGCGAATCGACATTCAGGCTGAGTCCCCGCGCACCAAGCGACACCGAAAAACCCGCCGTGTCCCAGAAGACGGTCGAGGTGGTCAGTCGCTGATCATGCGGCGCATTGATGAACACATCGGCAAGGACTGTTTCATCCGTCTGCGACAGGCGGAGATTTTCCATCCGTCCGACCTCCAGCCCCCGGAACGTGACCGGCGCACCTTCCGCCAGACCCTTGGCTCCGGGTGAGGACAGCGTGACCCATGTGCCCTCATCGGCGCTGCGAGTCAGTGCCGGCCTGTCCAGACCGACAAATTCGGTCTCCGCTTCTCCGCGTTCGGAATCCCAGAAGCCCTCAATGAACATGCCCGAAAGCACCGTATCCAGCCGCGAGATCCCCTGTGCCGACACAACCGGTCGGACGATCCAGAACTCGGCATCCGCGTCGATATAGGGCGCGACATCGGGATCGACGCGGACCTCTACGACGACATTGCGCAAATCCTCGGTAAAGCGGACGGCCTCAACCTCGCCAACGGTAATTTCACGGAATTTTAGCGTCGTTTCGCCCGGCGTGATCCCCGTTGCATCGCGGAATACGATCGAGATCAGCTCTCCACGGCCTGAGTAGGCATTCCAGGCCAGCCCGAGCGTCGCGATAAGCGCAATAATCGGGACCAGCCAGACCAGGGAAAACCCTGCCCGCGCGGCGCGGGCTGCTGTCCGCCGCACCGGATGAGAGGGGCGCGGGGCGTTTTCGTCACTCATTCAATTTCTTCCGGCGATTAAGAGGGAGTCCGCGCCAGATAAGGCGTGGATCAAAACTTTGCGCTGCCAGCATGGTA
This sequence is a window from Paracoccus aerodenitrificans. Protein-coding genes within it:
- a CDS encoding IS5 family transposase, which encodes MPHKFNADRRDKFPKTRYAVTNWSDYNEALRRRGDVTIWIEDGTAGKWSAPKRKGRGGRPKYSDFAIETCLTLGLIFHQPLRQTQGFVRSLLGLMGVELPVPDFSTLSRRTIGLSVVDDRPKSSGPVTLIVDSTGLKIHRGSGWQEVKHGTGKTRKSWRKLHIGYDPDSGEIIASLLTIDQVGDETALPELIAGIETPVARILADGAYDGTGVSNCLSEAFGPDVEITIPPPITAVPGLSDRRDAHIEHIAEHGRMAWQSATGYNARALVEAQIGRRKFVIGPRLNAREMDRQITENKITTKSLNRMTRIGRAVFKRVA
- a CDS encoding DUF2853 family protein is translated as MSKRDDLIAKYAADMKDKLGVTPDMDLLTKVTIGCGPSIYSADAETVAGTDAEELERVKNNFLIRKLGCADGPELMDAIKKVLNDYGSANRNKYRAVVYYQLTKHFGKESVYS
- a CDS encoding DUF2125 domain-containing protein, whose product is MKRFYSATALGLILSATPVVAEITPESVWEQMGRYFEANGFTVENAALDESGDTLTVRDFRVRQQVPDSDLQISFGDMVLTDNGDGTVSLNMSDEAAGTILMQVPVPPEEDAVQAADGAAEAADEDVAAAPTEDAAEAPADPATEAVAEMETRPVEVAFTLKVPGDSTTISEDGAAYVYDYAFPSLEVSLDRLQVEDEEPKEDLGRLTVTEIKGTDRIQEDGPLTLHQDVTAATMAIDFAFEDEDVSFTTSMKAAGIDVISDLIVPEGSNMGADIVAALGSGLDISGKTEIGEFQADFDVVNKTGESEGAGGKASWDSQDLAVDFGLSGDELRYAGSAGVFSVDANLASSNMPIAYSADSAKFDVAIPVAAKPDPQDFHANYGFQGLELSESLWSMFDPQAALPRDPASLDVDIDGQAILNMNLLDPEAMEASTTPGQVKLLNINNIALSMLGADAKITGRLEGTEGSNLASPVGTVSGRFEGVNGLLDKLASAGLIPEEQMMGARMMLMMFAQPDAENPEVLTTELEFREGGAVFANGQQVK
- a CDS encoding TldD/PmbA family protein; protein product: MLESLTHAMLKAARDAGADDAEALAIRASATGIDVRAGRLEHAERAEGVEIGLRVLVGGRQASVSGADHTEETIAVMARRAVAMAQAAPVDDSLGLADPDQLMRDLDASALELYDPGAEPDPAMLEERALRAEAAALDTDGVSTVESASASYTTRDTWLALSNGFEGGHVRNYRSVSCTAISGTGQQMERDHAGEGRIWDEDMPEPEEVGRLAAERAVARSGASKPVTGSFPILYDERVSSGLIGHLLAAVNGAAIVRGSSWLRDAMDMQVLPQGITIHEDPHLARMTSSRIFDAEGLPTAPRDIVSDGILRGWSLDLATARKLGLESTASAVRGLGGPPAPGVSNIVMTQSGQSRDDLISQMGRGLVVTSLLGSSINPTTGDYSRGAAGFWVENGRISHAVNECTIAGNLRDILLRLIPANDARMWRSVRVPSLLVEGMTVAGA
- a CDS encoding 3'(2'),5'-bisphosphate nucleotidase CysQ; protein product: MPERDLKLLIEAAQEAGEIAHRFWRQDPETWEKDAGAGPVTEADLAVNEHLFRRLTEARPNYGWLSEESEDEASRLDASHCFIIDPIDGTRAFIDGQQGFSHSLAIARGDHVVAAVVHLPEMGLTYTASEEGPAMLNGTPIRPSDATLADADILASKSVLDPGYWKDRQPPGFKRSFRPSLAWRLCLVAEGRFDAIMSLRSAWEWDIAAGALIAARAGAVVTNMHGKPMRFNGQDARIDGVVIAGPALHGQIMENLAQMPGA
- a CDS encoding PqiC family protein; translated protein: MHRLHLGIALSALSLSLSACGDGTGTARYPINPPTSPQVAGDQLGATELLEVSLPDYAASDEIAWQDEDGAIRSSTKVLWADEPQRAFTLTLARAISEISGASVIPEPWPLASPPQRKLDVRVEQALAANDGYFRLRGRYFLSAEGSGAGSHHTRAFDIAVPLESDAPTAISNSASQAITLLAEQIATLGGPGTTIVATRPVSADPYADLPPLF
- a CDS encoding intermembrane transport protein PqiB is translated as MSDENAPRPSHPVRRTAARAARAGFSLVWLVPIIALIATLGLAWNAYSGRGELISIVFRDATGITPGETTLKFREITVGEVEAVRFTEDLRNVVVEVRVDPDVAPYIDADAEFWIVRPVVSAQGISRLDTVLSGMFIEGFWDSERGEAETEFVGLDRPALTRSADEGTWVTLSSPGAKGLAEGAPVTFRGLEVGRMENLRLSQTDETVLADVFINAPHDQRLTTSTVFWDTAGFSVSLGARGLSLNVDSLSKLVQGGVAFATLSSGGDPVQTGHVFPLQPDEETARTSLFGSAEGDLRLSILADNDIAGLSTDADVIYEGLTIGRVTEISIDVDESREETERVMQRITFVVSPARIGLESGATHEDALQFLQDRVAEGMRARVTSSGFLGTSMVVELVDQPDAPPAALDMAAEPYPIIPSLPPEVSDLSASAEGLLSRVGSLDIEGLLKSATNALDAITQVAASPDTQAVPRALRETLEQARQAAEDLSSITTDLRETGAAVSLTRALDEAGRAAEAVSLAVADIPAMVEQMDETAEAVEDFDFAQISAEVAAILADIRAMIGSEDAEQLPRNLSDTLQAASGLLNDLRDGNAVGSLNQTLASARVAADEFATAAQDLPDMFRQFQRLAARAEVVIATYGENGAVANDARTMIRELGRAASSFGSLARTIERNPRAFILGR